A stretch of the Malus domestica chromosome 08, GDT2T_hap1 genome encodes the following:
- the LOC114819265 gene encoding serine/threonine-protein kinase PEPKR2-like, with protein MRKKRKGGEDPCPDLPEDVASKAEDETSRACNSRSAALTSHYSLEDFTRLKKRCKEDDTSTEPVVSHTSRLAGIATAPPCGTSSLVAPGRGIKRKIGCIDVATQMGRKNKIEEDYASGETLGHGKFGSVWLCQSRVSGSEYACKTLKKGEETVHREVEIMQHLSGHPRVVTLQAVYEESNCFHLVMELCSGGRLIDQMIQEVQYSEQRAANIFKEVMLVVKYCHDMGVVHRDIKPENILLTKAGKLKLADFGLAMRISNGQNLTGLAGSPAYVAPEVLLGKYTEKVDIWSAGVLLHALLVGVLPFQGDSLEAVFEAIKNVKLDFHSGIWESISKPARDLIGRMLTRDVSVRITADEVLRHPWILFYTERTLKALPFKSRLKNQAGEPSRQLVIPPRLKACLNQSEDGSLSETSGLLSSSDSCKSEDDDDSGLVDALATAVSHVRISEPKRSRVCGPTGRPIKQQCSSNMKANNLCKAF; from the exons atgaggaagaagaggaaaggcGGTGAGGATCCGTGCCCAGATCTTCCAGAAGATGTGGCATCAAAGGCTGAAGATGAGACATCAAGGGCGTGCAATTCAAGATCAGCGGCCCTTACATCGCATTATTCGCTAGAGGATTTTACAAGGTTGAAGAAGCGGTGCAAAGAAGATGATACAAGCACTGAACCTGTGGTTTCGCATACAAGTAGGCTTGCTGGCATTGCCACTGCTCCGCCATGTGGGACTTCGTCTTTGGTTGCACCCGGAAGAGGtatcaagaggaagataggttGTATAGATGTTGCCACCCAGATGGGTAGGAAGAATAAGATTGAAGAAGATTATGCTTCGGGTGAAACACTTGGGCATGGAAAGTTTGGGTCGGTTTGGTTGTGTCAGTCCCGGGTTAGTGGCTCAGAGTATGCATGTAAGACTCTGAAGAAAGGAGAGGAGACTGTTCACAGGGAAGTGGAGATAATGCAGCATTTGTCTGGTCATCCAAGGGTTGTGACATTGCAGGCTGTGTATGAGGAGTCGAATTGTTTTCATCTTGTGATGGAGCTGTGCTCTGGAGGGCGCCTAATTGATCAAATGATTCAGGAGGTTCAGTATTCGGAGCAACGGGCTGCTAATATATTCAAGGAAGTGATGCTGGTTGTCAAGTATTGTCATGATATGGGGGTTGTACACAGAGACATAAAGCCTGAGAACATACTTCTCACAAAAGCAGGAAAGTTAAAGCTTGCAGATTTTGGGCTGGCCATGAGAATATCAAACG GTCAAAATCTGACTGGTTTGGCTGGCAGTCCAGCTTATGTTGCACCAGAAGTTTTGCTAGGAAAGTATACTGAGAAGGTGGATATCTGGAGTGCTGGTGTTCTCCTACATGCACTCTTGGTTGGTGTTCTTCCATTTCAAGGAGACTCCTTGGAAGCAGTTTTTGAGGCAATAAAAAACGTGAAACTTGATTTCCATTCAGGGATATGGGAGTCAATTTCGAAACCTGCTCGGGATCTTATTGGGAGAATGCTGACAAGGGATGTTTCTGTACGGATAACAGCAGATGAAGTACTAA GGCATCCATGGATATTGTTTTATACTGAGCGAACACTCAAGGCACTGCCCTTTAAATCAAGATTGAAGAACCAAGCAGGGGAACCATCTCGCCAGCTTGTCATTCCACCTAGACTTAAGGCGTGTCTAAACCAGTCAGAAGATGGCTCTCTCAGTGAAACTTCAGGTCTCCTTTCGTCTTCTGATAGCTGCAAGTCAGAAGATGATGACGATTCTGGTTTAGTGGACGCACTTGCCACTGCAGTTTCACATGTGAGAATTTCTGAACCTAAACGGAGCAGGGTATGCGGTCCTACAGGTCGTCCAATCAAGCAGCAGTGTTCATCTAACATGAAAGCTAACAACCTCTGTAAAGCATTTT